Proteins from one Mycobacterium adipatum genomic window:
- a CDS encoding EthD domain-containing protein, whose translation MEKVMVTLRVENPDEQWCTRLRTGVATELSELDLAGLTVNVRDAAVSASMMTLTTLDPPVSAVVSIWTQQYYGAALAKALELLAAECQQLAAYLVTESVPLPGPDVAPSARTPGLANVALLRRPPELDVATWLRRWHIDHTPVAIATQATFGYTQNTVVRALTADAPPIDAIVEELFPIEAVSDLHAFFGAADDVDLGDRMSKMAASVARFGADHNIDTVPTSRYVLWAPTLTLHS comes from the coding sequence GTGGAAAAGGTGATGGTCACGCTGCGCGTGGAGAACCCCGACGAACAGTGGTGCACACGCTTGCGGACCGGGGTCGCCACCGAGCTGTCCGAACTCGACCTGGCCGGACTGACGGTCAACGTGCGTGACGCGGCGGTCAGCGCCTCGATGATGACCCTGACGACACTGGATCCGCCGGTGTCGGCGGTGGTGAGCATCTGGACGCAGCAGTACTACGGCGCGGCACTGGCCAAGGCTCTGGAGTTGCTCGCGGCCGAGTGTCAGCAGCTGGCGGCCTATCTGGTGACCGAGTCGGTCCCGTTGCCCGGCCCGGATGTCGCGCCGAGCGCGCGTACCCCGGGACTGGCGAATGTCGCGCTGCTGCGCCGCCCGCCGGAGTTGGATGTGGCGACATGGTTGCGGCGCTGGCACATCGACCACACGCCGGTGGCGATCGCGACCCAGGCCACCTTCGGATACACCCAGAACACGGTGGTGCGGGCGCTCACCGCCGATGCACCGCCCATCGATGCCATCGTCGAAGAGTTGTTCCCCATCGAGGCTGTTTCGGATCTGCACGCGTTCTTCGGCGCCGCCGATGATGTCGACCTCGGCGATCGGATGTCCAAGATGGCTGCCAGCGTGGCGCGCTTCGGTGCCGACCACAACATCGACACCGTGCCCACCAGCCGTTACGTGCTGTGGGCTCCGACCCTTACGCTGCACTCGTGA